AAGATCCTGGCGCTCACCCATAGCGGCATGACAACCGGGGAGTTTAACCAGCGCGTGGCCGAGTGGGTCACCTCGCACAAAGATACCCGCTTTGGCTGCCGCTACGACCAAATGGGTTACCAGCCAATGCGTCAGCTGCTGGATTACCTGCGTGAAAATGGTTTTAAAACCTGGATAATCTCCGGCGGCGGCATCGATTTTATGCGCGTACTGTCGCAAAAAATGTACGGTATTCCGCCAGAACAGGTAGTCGGGTCATTCTCTTTGAGCGAGTTCTCTCTCACGGACAACGGCACCCAGTTGCGTAAAACGATGCAGGGGGCATTCAACGATGATGCCACCAGCAAGCCCGTGGCTATACACCTTTTTATGGGGCAGCGCCCGGTTGCCGCCTTTGGCAACAGTGATGGCGACCTTGCCATGCTGCAATATACCGCCGCGAACCCGGACGCCAAAACCTTCGGCCTGCTGGTACATCACACTGATGCGGCCCGCGAATATGCTTATGACAGCCACCCGCCCGCCAGCGGGAAACTGGTAGAAGGATTAAAACAGGCGAAAGAGAAAGGCTGGACCATCGTGGATATGAAGCAGGACTGGAAAACAGTCTTCGATCCCGCTCAGTGCCCGGTTAAACCCATACCGTGATATCACCCCCCGCAGGGGACGCGTACCCCTGCGGGATAATGGCATTTATTGCTCAACTGTCGAACAGTTCGCCTTATAATATTAACCTTTTAATTACAATTAGAAATGATTATGAATCTGACGCCTCCACAACGCCCAAATAATGCATTACAACGTGTCTGCACTATTCTTAAGCCAGAATCAGAAGAGCTCCGGGTTCCCCCCAGAAAGTACATTACGTGGAAACACAAAGGCCACCAGCAAATTTATTTCTTTCTGGACGGCCAGTTCTCCATTTTACGGGAGTCAGATAAACTGCTGCTGGTTACCGTCTTTGAGCCCTATATATTTGGCATTGCAGAAATGATTCAGCCTGTGAACAGCCATATTATGCGTACCGAGTCTGAAGTCACATTATTACGAATAAGTGCGGAGAAAGCCCATCAGCTCATTCAACAGCACCAGTTATGGGAAGATATCGCCTCTATTCTGGCTTATAACACGGCCTATCTGGTGTATCGTGACGTCTTAACCTTACAGCAAGGAACGTACAACATTATATGTAACCATCTTCGGGACATGATCTTATTGCCGGAGGAGATGCGCTCAAAAATAACCATCCTTAAATATATTCAGGACAGAACACACCTGTCCAGAAGTAGTATATTGAACATCATATCCAGCCTGAATAAAAATCATTACATCAGTTACAGGCGCGGAGGATATTTAATATCCGTCAATGACCTGCCTGACCATTTATGAGCATCAGCAATGACAGGTTTCATTGCTGTTCACCTGATGAAAGCAACGCCATAAAAAATAAGTAAATTTTTCATTTACATCACATTGCCGCATTGTGGATACAGCATTTCTGCAATGCATGGTGGTGCCATAAAACGCGTATTTAATCATTTTTATTTATATTAGTATTTTTATAGGAAACATACACTTTGACACAATTATAAAACCCATAAATAAAATGATTCAATGTTATCTTTATCCTGTTTTTTAATTTAAATGGAGCGCCAAATGAAGGCCGGTTTTTTCACAAAAATAGTTCTGTGTTCTACGTTTATTGCTGTCGTGGGTTGTTCATCCAAAGTACCGGATAAAGAAAAATACTCTGGTTTTTTAAGTGATTATTCAAAACTTAAAAAAACGGAAAGCAGCACAGGCAAGCCAGTATTACGCTGGGTTGATCCAAATTTTAACCCGGATAACTATGACAGCATCGTATATAACTCATTAATTTATTATCCGACCCCAAAACCATCCACTCAAGTGGGTGAAGATATGCTTAACCAGTTACTGACATATACTGATAATAGCCTGAAAAATGCCCTTGCGAAGCGTAAACCACTGGTAAAAACCCCCGGACACCGGAGTTTAATTTTCAGAGGGGCAATCACAGGCGTCAGCAGCACAAACGAAGGCCTTCAGTTCTATGAAGTATTACCGGTGACGCTACTGGTTGCCGCCACTCAAATGGCGACAGGACACCGTACCATGGAAACCCATTTATTTGTTGAGGAGGAGCTTATTGATGCATCAACCCATAAACCTGTATTACAGGTCGTCAGATTAGGTGAAGGGAAAGATATCAGAAATCAGAGCACACCAATGAACTTAGCCAATCTGAAGCCGGTTATTGATAACCTGGGAACGGATGTCACGGCATTCAATATTAAGAAATAATTTTTAACGCGCTGAAATTCCACGGCCCGAACAAATATCCCGGCGTCATTTCCAGACTGATACCACAAAACAAACAGGGCGCCACTGGCGCCCTGTTTGTTGCCCTGTCCGCAATCAGTCAGAGAGCGTTGCGTTCCGGGCTTTGACCTTAAAGCCAATCCAGAACACCAGCGCAACCGACAGTACCGACGGCAGGAAGTTAGAGCCGATAGCCGGGTATTCCGCCCGCACCACGGCGCTGTACAACAACACGCCGAGAATAAAGCAGGCAGCGGCCAGGCCGGGTAACCCCACGGGCATGGTCTGATTCTGATACCGCTGATGCAGGCAGTATACCGCCAGCACCAGGGCAATAATCGGAAACACAGAAAACGGAACAATAGAGCTGAATAACGCAGCACAGCTACCGTTAATCGATAACCCGGCAATTAATGCCAGTAGCAAGGTGCCGCGTTCCTGAATGGATTGTTTCATTGCTTATCCTTTACTACATCTTCAGATTTAACACCCGCCGCGACTTTTTCCTGTTCGCGACGATACCAGTAATACGCCCCTTTAGAAATCATCCGCAGCTGTAGCACAAGCCGCTCTTCCAGCTGGCGGCGCTGCTCGGTATCGATATCCAGCGCCTCTGCCCCGGCACTGAATACGATGGTCACCATCGCTTCAGCCTGCGCTTCTGTAAAGCTGCGCGGCATGCGGTTTTCCAGTTCCAGATAATCCGCAAGCTCGGCAATAAAGTGCTGGATCTCCCGGGCGACCGCCGCACGAAACGCGGCAGACGTGCCGGAGCGCTCACGCAGCAACAGCCTGAAAGCATTGGGATTATTGCCGATGAATTCCATAAATGTGGAGACAGACGTGCGGATGACACTCCCGCCCCTGGCGATGCGCTGGCGCGCCTGGCGCATCAGCTGGCGCAGCATCAGGCCGCTCTCATCCACCATGGTCAGCCCCAGCTCATCAACATCACGGAAATGGCGATAAAAAGATGTCGGAGCAATTCCGGCCTCTCTGGCCACCTCACGTAAACTCAGGCTGGCAAAACTGCGCTCCGCACTGAGCTGGCTAAATGCCGCTTCAATTAGGGAACGTCGTGTTTTTTCTTTTTGTTGCGCTCTGACACCCATCACTCTGCCTGAATCCCTCCACACCCAATCAGGGCACTATACCAGAGTTTCACGCTATCCGGTTTGCAATGGTTTGTGAATGAATGTTTACGAATTATATCGTCCGGATCCCGGTAAAGCGCACAATGATAATTGGGTTATCCGGGCATCGATGTTACTATTGTGTTGCTTTTATGTATAAGAACAGGTAAGCCTTACCATGCCACACACCTACGATTATGATGCAATAGTGATTGGTTCCGGTCCCGGGGGCGAGGGCGCCGCCATGGGGCTCGTTAAACAGGGCCAGCGCGTCGCGGTTATCGAGCGCTATACCAATGTGGGCGGCGGATGTACCCACTGGGGAACGATACCTTCCAAAGCTCTCCGCCACGCCGTCAGCCGCATTATTGAATTCAACCAGAACCCGCTTTACAGTGACCACACCCGTCTGCTCCGCTCCTCCTTCGCTGATATTCTCAACCACACGGATAGCGTCATTAACCAGCAAACCGCTATGCGCCAGGGTTTTTATGAGCGTAACCGCTGCGAGCTGCTCAGCGGCCATGCCCGGTTTATTGATGAGCACACCATCGCTCTGGAGTGCGAAGACGGCACCATAGAAAACATCACCAGCGATAAGTTTGTCATCGCCTGTGGCTCCCGCCCTTACCGGCCGGAAGATGTCGACTTCACCCACCCGCGCATTTACGACAGCGATTCTATTCTCAGCCTGCACCATGAGCCACGCCATGTCATTATCTATGGTGCCGGGGTGATCGGCTGCGAATATGCGTCTATCTTCCGGGGGATGAACGTAAAAGTTGATTTGATCAACACCCGTGACCGGCTGCTGGCTTTCCTTGATCAGGAGATGTCAGACTCCCTGTCCTATCATTTCTGGAACAGTGGCGTGGTCATTCGCCATAACGAAGAATATGAAAAGATAGAAGGCGTGCAGGATGGCGTTATCGTCCACCTGAAGTCCGGGAAAAAGGTCAAAGCCGACTGTCTGCTGTATGCCAACGGCCGCACCGGCAACACAGACTCCATGGATTTGCACAATGTCGGCCTTGAGGCTGATGGCCGCGGGTTGCTGAAGGTCAACAGCATGTACCAGACCGCACAGCCCCATATTTATGCTGTCGGGGATGTTATCGGCTACCCGAGCCTGGCCTCCGCGGCCTA
This Shimwellia blattae DSM 4481 = NBRC 105725 DNA region includes the following protein-coding sequences:
- a CDS encoding DUF3313 domain-containing protein translates to MKAGFFTKIVLCSTFIAVVGCSSKVPDKEKYSGFLSDYSKLKKTESSTGKPVLRWVDPNFNPDNYDSIVYNSLIYYPTPKPSTQVGEDMLNQLLTYTDNSLKNALAKRKPLVKTPGHRSLIFRGAITGVSSTNEGLQFYEVLPVTLLVAATQMATGHRTMETHLFVEEELIDASTHKPVLQVVRLGEGKDIRNQSTPMNLANLKPVIDNLGTDVTAFNIKK
- a CDS encoding YijD family membrane protein — encoded protein: MKQSIQERGTLLLALIAGLSINGSCAALFSSIVPFSVFPIIALVLAVYCLHQRYQNQTMPVGLPGLAAACFILGVLLYSAVVRAEYPAIGSNFLPSVLSVALVFWIGFKVKARNATLSD
- a CDS encoding HAD family hydrolase, coding for MKRTLIAALLLSLCGTAAADPLSAWNDTASKRAIEAWVQNATKPGSDTFIPPEKRYVVFDNDGTLWPEAPLTFQIQFALDEIKRLAPEHPEWAKDPLLSAVMKGDTKTIAAASQKGLMKILALTHSGMTTGEFNQRVAEWVTSHKDTRFGCRYDQMGYQPMRQLLDYLRENGFKTWIISGGGIDFMRVLSQKMYGIPPEQVVGSFSLSEFSLTDNGTQLRKTMQGAFNDDATSKPVAIHLFMGQRPVAAFGNSDGDLAMLQYTAANPDAKTFGLLVHHTDAAREYAYDSHPPASGKLVEGLKQAKEKGWTIVDMKQDWKTVFDPAQCPVKPIP
- a CDS encoding winged helix-turn-helix transcriptional regulator: MNLTPPQRPNNALQRVCTILKPESEELRVPPRKYITWKHKGHQQIYFFLDGQFSILRESDKLLLVTVFEPYIFGIAEMIQPVNSHIMRTESEVTLLRISAEKAHQLIQQHQLWEDIASILAYNTAYLVYRDVLTLQQGTYNIICNHLRDMILLPEEMRSKITILKYIQDRTHLSRSSILNIISSLNKNHYISYRRGGYLISVNDLPDHL
- the fabR gene encoding HTH-type transcriptional repressor FabR, whose amino-acid sequence is MMGVRAQQKEKTRRSLIEAAFSQLSAERSFASLSLREVAREAGIAPTSFYRHFRDVDELGLTMVDESGLMLRQLMRQARQRIARGGSVIRTSVSTFMEFIGNNPNAFRLLLRERSGTSAAFRAAVAREIQHFIAELADYLELENRMPRSFTEAQAEAMVTIVFSAGAEALDIDTEQRRQLEERLVLQLRMISKGAYYWYRREQEKVAAGVKSEDVVKDKQ
- the sthA gene encoding Si-specific NAD(P)(+) transhydrogenase encodes the protein MPHTYDYDAIVIGSGPGGEGAAMGLVKQGQRVAVIERYTNVGGGCTHWGTIPSKALRHAVSRIIEFNQNPLYSDHTRLLRSSFADILNHTDSVINQQTAMRQGFYERNRCELLSGHARFIDEHTIALECEDGTIENITSDKFVIACGSRPYRPEDVDFTHPRIYDSDSILSLHHEPRHVIIYGAGVIGCEYASIFRGMNVKVDLINTRDRLLAFLDQEMSDSLSYHFWNSGVVIRHNEEYEKIEGVQDGVIVHLKSGKKVKADCLLYANGRTGNTDSMDLHNVGLEADGRGLLKVNSMYQTAQPHIYAVGDVIGYPSLASAAYDQGRIAAQAMVRGEASAHLIEDIPTGIYTIPEISSVGKTEQQLTAMKVPYEVGRAQFKHLARAQIVGMNVGSLKILFHRETKEILGIHCFGERAAEIIHIGQAIMEQKGGGNTIEYFVNTTFNYPTMAEAYRVAALNGLNRLF